ATTTACTCCATTCAAAATCATCATTAGCCAAATGTTTTTCAACAATTTCAGTAATCATATTACTACTTTCTTTCATTAAATCCTTACTCGCCTTTACATAAACAAATCCTCTAGAGGTAATCTTTGCTGGTGAAACAATTCGCTTCTCTTTTCGGTTGATAGTAATAACAGCAACAAAGATACCATCTTCTGAAAGAATTCGACGATCTCTTAAAACAATATTTCCTATATCACCAACACCAAGACCATCAATCATAATATTCTCAGCAGGTACACTTCCTGCCACGTTCATCTGATTATTCTTATATTCTAAAACATCCCCACGGCCAGTAATAAAAATATTTTTATACGGAATAGCCAATTCATACGCCAAATCAGCATGTGCCGCCAGCTGACGATACTCTCCTTGAATTGGAATAAAATATTTAGGTTTCATAAAATTCAACATTAATTGTAATCCATCTGGATTAGCATGGCCGGAAACACATAGATCACTAGAAATTAATTTAACAATGCCACCTGCCCGATAGACGATATTCTCAGTTTTTGCTACTGTCGTTTCCATGGCTGTTGATGGAGTCGTTGTAATATAGACAAGATCACCTTCTTGAATATGAATGTCTTCTTGTGGATTGTCTGCCATTTTTTGTAGGGCTTCAAGCGGTTCACCCATCCGTCCCGTTTCTAAAATCAATAATTGCTCAGGTTGATATTTTTCCATTTCTTTAATAGAAATAATTAAATCTTCACTTGGTAGTTGTAATTTTTCTGCCTGAATGGCTAGATGAATCACTTTTGTAAAGTCTTGTCCTCTAAGAACAATTTTGCGCTTTGATTGATGAGCAGCATTTAGTATTTGCTGTACACGCTGAAGGTTATTAGCTACACAGGCAACAATAATTCGTCCATCCCAATAACGAATCGTATCAAAGACTTCATCTGCAATCTGACGTTCTGAAGCAATTTGCTCTGGATTTTCAGCATTTGAAGAATCACTCAATAAAGCTAAGACATTTTCCTTACCAATTTCAGCCAAACGTCCAAAATCTGTCTGATACATTGGAATAGCACTGGGATCAAATTTGAAATCACCTGTATAAACAATCGATCCTTCAGATGTTTTTAAACTTATTCCAACAGAATCAGGAATTGTATGGGTCGTTCGAAAGAAACTAACCGTCGTATTTGCAAAATCAATTTCGGTATGTTCATCAATAATATGAAAATCATCAAAATTTTCTCTTCCTGAATGACCATGTATGTTTAATTTTGCTAATTCAATCGTTAACTTTGTGCCAAATACCGGTATTTTTAATTTAGACAATAAATAAGGCAATGCACCAATGGCATCAGCATGTCCATGTGTTAAAAATACACCAGCAATTCTATCACGATTTTCTTCTAGATAAGTAAAATCAGGAATAACAATATCAATACCTAAAAGATCGTTTTCAGGGTATTTTAACCCACAATCTAAAACAAAAATTTCCTCTCCTACTTCTGTAATATACATATTTTTTCCATTTTCGCGTACGCCACCTAATGGAATAATTTTAATTGTATCCACCAAATTCCACCTCTTTATATGTTTTTTATAGTAAGCCTTACTAATGTTCTAACTTTTTTATTCATTAAATTTATCTAATAAATGATCAACTTTTTATTAATGATCAATTTATCTATCTATAAGTCATTAAACGAACGATTAAGAAACAGATACAATCATAATGATTTCCTCTCCGTCTTATATGATCGATTTAAAGTCATTTATTTATTCAAAGAAATATTATGATAGATAGTCTTCTATCTATTTAATGGTTATACAATAGAGTAATCATACTAAAAAATAAATCAAAACAACTCACAATAAAATGAATGATACGTCCACAGATCATTTTACTCTCAGTTGACTAGTGAATTATTCCATCAATGAAATTCTCTATTTCACAGGAAATATTAATCATTATGCTCGGCCATCACTTTTTTGTCACATAAGTTATTCTAAATCTATGTTTTAAAAAAGGATCTATCAATTCTTCTACTGTAAAAGTTTTACACTTAAATGTCAACTTTTATATAAATATCATGAAAAATAATCACAAATTCAAGTTATTTTTCAGAAAAAATCAGTTAATTTGTCACTTGAATTGGATGTTTGCTTATCTTTTTATTTTTTCATGCTACATACAGACTTTATTCTATCATATTTCTTCTCTTTATTCATAGAAGATAAAATCATTTAAATGATTAACATCATAAAAATAAGATATTGACATTTAAATTACTTTTCCCTATAGTTAATTCGTATGAGTATTGATTAAGGGAGCGAAGAAAATGGCAAAAGTAGAGAGTTTTGAATTAGACCACACAAAAGTTCAAGCACCTTATGTTCGTCTAGCAGGAACAGAACAAAATAATGATATTTGGATGGAAAAGTATGACCTACGCTTCTTACAACCAAATCAAGATGCTATGTCTACAGCAGCTATGCATACGATAGAACATTTATTAGCTGTTAATCTACGTGATGAATTAAATGATATCATCGATCTATCGCCAATGGGATGCCGAACAGGTTTTTATTTAATTTTATGGAACCAACATTCAGCTAGAGAAGTGCGTGATGCATTAGTCAAAACATTAAACAAGATATTAGAAATGGAAACTGTTCCTGCAACTACTGCAAAAGAATGTGGAAATTATAAAGATCATTCATTATTTGGTGCAAAAGAATATGTAAAAATGGTTTTAGCAGATGGTTTTAGCTTAGATCCATTTGAAAGAGTTCTTTAATCTTTTATTCTATAAAAATTAAATTAGGCTGCTTTCTAAAAGATTCCTTTTAAGAAAGTAGTCTTTTTTGATCTATAAAAATTCCTTTGTTTCTTTTGGTTACTTATATTGGTCTGTTTAATTTAGACGCGTTATACTTTTTATATAAAAGTATCAAGGGAGGCGCCTTTATGGAAAAAATGATTAATGCAAGTATTGCTATGGTAAAAGTGCTAGAAAGTTGGGGAATTGATCATTTATATGGGATACCAGGTGGATCTATTAATTCAACCATGGATGCATTATATAAAGAACAAACAGCTATTAAGTATATTCAAGTCAGACATGAAGAAGTCGGTGCACTGGCTGCTGCTACTGACGCCAAATTAACTGGTAAAATTGGTGTTACCTTCGGCTCAGCAGGACCTGGGGCTACCCATTTATCAAATGGACTCTATGATGCAAAAATGGATAATATTCCAGTTCTTGCTATATTAGGCCAGGTTCTTTCGGCACAAATGAATTACAATTATTTTCAAGAAATGAATGAAAATCCTGTTTTTGCTGATGTTAGTATTTATAATCGAACTGTTATGACACCAGAGAGTCTACCTCATGTTATAGATGAGGCAATTAAAGCAGCCTATAAATATAAGGGAGTAGCAGTGGTTACAATTCCTAATGACTTTGGTACAAAAGAAATCCCTAATTTACTGTTTTCATCTGCTATTAATCATCAGACAAATGTGCTTCAGCCAAAAAAAGCAGACATTGAAAAAGCAATAACGCTTCTTCAAAATGCCAAAAAACCAGTATTATATATTGGACAAGGTACTAGAGGTGGTTGGGAAACTCTTAAACATTTTTCAGAGCATTTTTCTATACCTATCGTTTCTTCTGTTTTAGCAAAGGGGATTGTCCCAGACAATTATGAAAACTTTTTGGGTTTTGCTGGCCGTGTGGCAACAAAGCCTGCAAATGAGGTTGTTGCAGCTGCCGATTTAATTATTTTTGCTGGAAGTGATTTCCCTTTTGCTGCTAATTTTTTTAACCCAAATGCTAAATTTATTCAAATAGATATCGATGCTGCTAAATTTGGACGTCGACATAAAACAGATGTTGCCATTTTGGGAGATGCAATAACTGCTTTAGATGAATGGATTCATCTTGGAGAAAAACGTTCTGTTGATAAATGGTTAAAAGCCAATCAACAAAATAAACAAAATTGGGTAAATTGGTTAAGAAATTTTGAAAACAACAAAAATGAACCGTTACGTGTAGAAACGGTGTTTAAAGAAATTAACAAAATTGCAAAATCAGATGCCATATTTGCAATTGATGTAGGAAATATAACAATTGATGCGATTCGGTTATTAGAGATGAATGGTCAACAACGCTTTACTACATCAGGTTGGTTTGCCACAATGGGATGTGGAATCCCAAGTGGAATAGCCGCACAGTTAAGTTATCCAACGAATCAGGTATTTACATTATCTGGTGATGGTGGTTTTTCTATGGTGATGCAAGATATCATTACACAAGTAAAATACAATCTGCCGATTATCAATATTGTTCTTTCAAATAGATCTTTTGGTTTTATTGAAGGTGAACAAGAAGATAGCAAACAGCAAAAATTTGGTATTCTTTTACAAGATGCCGATTATGGAAAAGCTGGTGAAGCATTAGGCGCTAAAGGGTTTACTATTACAGAACATTCGCAATTAACCTATGCTTTTGAAGCGATTAAAAACACCAAACGGCCAGTTGTCTTGGACATCAAAATTGATAATCAACGCCCCTTACCAGTAGAAGAATTAGTTTTAGATCCTAAAAAGTATTCTGAAAAAGACATTCAAGTATTTAAAGAAAAATACGATGTACATGATATGCCTATACTAACTGAATTATTATAATCTAAATGAAAAGATGGCTATGAATAACTTTATTTCATAGCCATCTTTTCATTTTAAAAAAACCATTTAGCCATCGGTATCCAATACGTCAATGATTGCTAAATGGGTTTTTTCTTCCCTTATACTATTTTTACTCTGCTTTTTCTGAAATGTTTTGCTATTTATGACAAACAAGTAAACTTAAAAATAAGAGTAACCGATCTATTTAAGCTTATCAGTCAGTAGACCTTATTATTTTATTTGTGGAATTTGTTTGTTATATCCTTGAAGCCTGCTTTTACTTTATCCCATAATTTGTCTGCATCATTTTTCACATCTTTTTCTACATCTTTTGCTTTATCTTTTGTTTTTCCATAAGCCGATTGTGTTTTATCTTCTGCTTCTTTCCCTTTATCATTTGTTGCTTTTTCCAATTGTTTCTTTTGATTTTCCTTCTGCTTTATCTTTTGCATTATTCATTCTATCTTGCGGATCAGCCATATAAATTCCCTCCTCAATAATAATTAATTTAATAGATTATTCTACATAATAAGAATAGCATTTATTGAAAAACGTTCCAAATATTTTGCTTTATTTCTTTTCCAACCATTTTTTAGCAGCCAACAATTCTTCTTCTGCTATTTTGTTGGCTTTTTTCGATTGTTCTATAACAACAGTTGCTTTTCTGTTTCTGAATTGCTGAACCAATGATTGATCTTCATCAGGATGATTTTTTGAAAACCAAATGTGTGTTCCTTCTAATAAAAAGGTTTCTTGACTTTCAGAGACAGGCATTGGTTCAAATAAAATGGCTTGATGTAGAGTTGTTTTCTTTTCTAGCAAGAGATGGGCTGCTACGGTTGCCCCATAAGAGCGTCCAAGAAGAAACCAATTTTTCATAGGAATTTCTTCTTTCTCACTTAACATTCTAATTTGGCTTAATAGTTCATGACCCTCTTCCTCAAATTCAGCAGCATCAAATTGTTTTAACTGATTCTGACCGAAAGCTCTATTTTTTCCATCTTCACGAAAAGTATCTTTAAACGTC
The genomic region above belongs to Melissococcus plutonius ATCC 35311 and contains:
- a CDS encoding ribonuclease J, which produces MDTIKIIPLGGVRENGKNMYITEVGEEIFVLDCGLKYPENDLLGIDIVIPDFTYLEENRDRIAGVFLTHGHADAIGALPYLLSKLKIPVFGTKLTIELAKLNIHGHSGRENFDDFHIIDEHTEIDFANTTVSFFRTTHTIPDSVGISLKTSEGSIVYTGDFKFDPSAIPMYQTDFGRLAEIGKENVLALLSDSSNAENPEQIASERQIADEVFDTIRYWDGRIIVACVANNLQRVQQILNAAHQSKRKIVLRGQDFTKVIHLAIQAEKLQLPSEDLIISIKEMEKYQPEQLLILETGRMGEPLEALQKMADNPQEDIHIQEGDLVYITTTPSTAMETTVAKTENIVYRAGGIVKLISSDLCVSGHANPDGLQLMLNFMKPKYFIPIQGEYRQLAAHADLAYELAIPYKNIFITGRGDVLEYKNNQMNVAGSVPAENIMIDGLGVGDIGNIVLRDRRILSEDGIFVAVITINRKEKRIVSPAKITSRGFVYVKASKDLMKESSNMITEIVEKHLANDDFEWSKLKQDIRENLSHYLFEQTKRRPVILPVIMEINQKRYTKNV
- a CDS encoding S-ribosylhomocysteine lyase, encoding MAKVESFELDHTKVQAPYVRLAGTEQNNDIWMEKYDLRFLQPNQDAMSTAAMHTIEHLLAVNLRDELNDIIDLSPMGCRTGFYLILWNQHSAREVRDALVKTLNKILEMETVPATTAKECGNYKDHSLFGAKEYVKMVLADGFSLDPFERVL
- the spxB gene encoding pyruvate oxidase; translated protein: MEKMINASIAMVKVLESWGIDHLYGIPGGSINSTMDALYKEQTAIKYIQVRHEEVGALAAATDAKLTGKIGVTFGSAGPGATHLSNGLYDAKMDNIPVLAILGQVLSAQMNYNYFQEMNENPVFADVSIYNRTVMTPESLPHVIDEAIKAAYKYKGVAVVTIPNDFGTKEIPNLLFSSAINHQTNVLQPKKADIEKAITLLQNAKKPVLYIGQGTRGGWETLKHFSEHFSIPIVSSVLAKGIVPDNYENFLGFAGRVATKPANEVVAAADLIIFAGSDFPFAANFFNPNAKFIQIDIDAAKFGRRHKTDVAILGDAITALDEWIHLGEKRSVDKWLKANQQNKQNWVNWLRNFENNKNEPLRVETVFKEINKIAKSDAIFAIDVGNITIDAIRLLEMNGQQRFTTSGWFATMGCGIPSGIAAQLSYPTNQVFTLSGDGGFSMVMQDIITQVKYNLPIINIVLSNRSFGFIEGEQEDSKQQKFGILLQDADYGKAGEALGAKGFTITEHSQLTYAFEAIKNTKRPVVLDIKIDNQRPLPVEELVLDPKKYSEKDIQVFKEKYDVHDMPILTELL
- a CDS encoding carboxylesterase, which codes for MNYQFKAGKESGHKFILLYEMDGNDRSLMEIARFIDPDSTLLTFKDTFREDGKNRAFGQNQLKQFDAAEFEEEGHELLSQIRMLSEKEEIPMKNWFLLGRSYGATVAAHLLLEKKTTLHQAILFEPMPVSESQETFLLEGTHIWFSKNHPDEDQSLVQQFRNRKATVVIEQSKKANKIAEEELLAAKKWLEKK